A portion of the Candida dubliniensis CD36 chromosome R, complete sequence genome contains these proteins:
- a CDS encoding mitochondrial ATP-dependent chaperone, putative (Similar to S. cerevisiae BCS1), protein MTQTPQSIDFEKIKESSDGTLKGMLTQGFNEIVVNNPYFAAGGGLMLLGTGLALARSGVVKGSGFVYRQLLVDLEIPSKDKSYLWFLEWMSQYKHRTSRHLSVETNVITHDNGAITTNFSLVPGPGKHLIRYKGAFMLVNRERSGKLLDMTSGTPFETVTLTTLYRDRKLFNDLLSEAKSLALKAREGKTVIFTSWGPEWRPFGQPRSKRLLGSVILDEGIAENIVNDVKDFLTSGEWYHKRGIPYRRGYLLYGPPGSGKTSFIQALAGELDYNICILNLSENNLTDDRLNHLMNHIPNRSILLLEDVDAAFNKREQTNDQGFSNGVTFSGLLNALDGVASAEECITFMTTNHPEKLDPALLRPGRVDYKVMIDNATEYQVKRMFLRFYENEEELCEKFLTKYRKLNMQHVSTAQLQGLFVYNKRDPEAAIAMIETLQNPNTVF, encoded by the coding sequence ATGACTCAGACACCTCAGTCAATTGATTTcgaaaaaataaaagagtCATCAGATGGAACTTTAAAGGGAATGTTAACCCAGGGGTTCAATGAAATAGTTGTCAATAACCCGTATTTTGCGGCTGGTGGTGGATTGATGTTGCTTGGTACAGGATTGGCATTAGCAAGACTGGGAGTAGTGAAAGGATCAGGATTTGTTTATCGTCAGTTATTAgttgatttggaaattcCTTCGAAAGATAAATCGTACCTATGGTTCTTGGAATGGATGTCCCAATATAAGCATAGAACTTCGCGTCACTTATCTGTTGAAACCAATGTGATCACTCATGATAATGGTGCTATCACTactaatttttcattagtTCCAGGACCCGGGAAACATTTGATAAGATATAAGGGGGCATTTATGTTAGTAAATCGTGAACGATCAGGGAAATTGTTGGACATGACTAGTGGTACACCTTTTGAAACTGTGACCTTGACAACCCTTTACCGAGATCGcaaattgtttaatgaCTTATTGAGCGAGGCAAAAAGTTTGGCATTAAAAGCTCGTGAAGGGAAAACAGTTATCTTTACGTCATGGGGTCCCGAATGGAGACCTTTTGGACAGCCTCGCTCCAAAAGATTGTTGGGGTCGGTTATTTTAGATGAAGGAATTGCCGAAAACATTGTCAATGATGTTAAGGATTTTCTTACTAGTGGTGAATGGTATCACAAACGTGGTATACCTTACCGAAGAGGCTATTTGTTATATGGACCCCCTGGAAGCGGTAAGACTTCTTTCATACAAGCATTGGCTGGAGAGTTGGATTACAATATTTGCATCTTAAATCTATCCGAAAACAATTTGACTGATGATAGATTGAACCATTTAATGAATCACATACCGAATAGATCTATTTTACTATTAGAAGATGTTGACGCTGCTTTTAATAAAAGGGAACAAACCAATGATCAAGGTTTTAGCAATGGGGTAACTTTCTCTGGATTGCTAAATGCGTTAGATGGTGTTGCAAGTGCTGAAGAATGTATTACATTTATGACTACAAATCACCCCGAAAAGTTGGATCCAGCTTTGCTTAGACCAGGAAGAGTTGATTATAAAGTCATGATAGACAACGCAACCGAATATCAAGTTAAGCGCATGTTCTTAAGATtttatgaaaatgaagaagagCTTTGTGAGAAATTTTTAACCAAGTATAGAAAGTTAAATATGCAACATGTTAGTACAGCACAATTGCAAGGGTTGTTCGTATACAACAAGAGAGATCCGGAGGCAGCAATTGCCATGATAGAAACATTACAGAACCCAAACACTgtattttaa
- a CDS encoding MAP-homologous protein, putative (Similar to S. cerevisiae MHP1): protein MTPTNEDSGKNSFSTSRGQQPPVNDSFPSIDQKTKPQIDMEKMRDILAEETCLYTKGVQDTDVDWFITDSSIDPNADVQPSVSTPREPNLNSQVATIPTSHLTSAISNSNENYTNKTKPSIAPIQEENIASDTSPRHHRHEVEQQQPRRRSSVSVSSSGGFLSKLKSRFHKDSPTPPSNHQDGLFKPGYSVNPDKKSNDSSNSSIASLSSSPKLVSGSNLQRTMSTPAYTHDTCDPRLEEYIKFYRKSDRRASVASSSHSAKDECLPSVLVNASEPTNYNKAKDEVSASRVSGFFKRRNSVAMKNGELSSPRSSVSGSATPSSQVKNGLENNPSFQGLKPLKRVAFHSSTFLIDPPQQIPSRTPRKGNVEVLPNGTVNIRPLTDEERLEIEKSQKGLGGGIVVGGTGALGYIKKDADPPKQDEHDSNAQDEDNNNDEDGSNQSSESMQSDSEPSVDKHAKSFTIDTPMARHQAVNYSAPIKKMALDTMYARCCHLREILPIPAILKQIPKGSMAPIPVLQLRNPTPTMIEIQSFADFLRIAPVICVSLDGVNFSVEQFKILLSAMSAKKQLEKLSLRNTPIDQKGWSLLCWFLSRNTVLNRLDITQCPSLSVNTLKKKKKKNDSKFDENLVRMVSNKDNRSDVDWELFVATLVARGGIEELILTGCRITDIEIFEKLISLAVSKKTSRLGLAFNQLTSRHMKIVVDEWLFKDFARGIDFGYNDFSSVHMLKILVDYSKRPDFDEILSNSALSFVSLNSTNVSLGDIFKESFERVLMKLPNLKYVDFSNNQRLFGTFGKSDNDEADANEIASVNYFISKLPLFPKLVRLHLENENFSKSSVLQIAEILPFCKSLGYFSILGSKLDFTCGSALVNAVKNSQSLINVDADSDNFPDIFKERMGLYTMRNMERLLYSAKKADVKTPLLSDDSPCNVSMTEQLHEILLLKSQQKLDLQSPEITKFIERARSISHELRQTINELLRMQLKNRLDLDGKETLIRLIFIDSSIEKGLQLIDPSLVHENNKNAGYLTSMIGTREGNEESPQFEQSDHLDPQPAANVLASKSPLVMSRSNSRTSLNNLDKEEGSVLKLAKLRDFHSPNSPYPEATGEELRKKLMSVELSDLDKVIDFLSDLKKKGVSLERVFQSHQKQGGSGQEENLLDIESIRSRLQKLSVEQMDGLSKGTDADETSPGTEKTHALNDTYDEVLKNLFK from the coding sequence ATGACTCCCACAAATGAAGATTCCGGAAAGAACCTGTTTTCTACATCCAGAGGACAGCAACCACCAGTGAATGATTCCTTTCCATCAATCGATCAAAAGACTAAACCACAGATAGATATGGAAAAAATGAGAGATATATTAGCAGAAGAAACTTGTTTATATACAAAAGGTGTCCAAGATACAGATGTTGATTGGTTTATCACCGATTCGTCGATAGATCCAAATGCTGATGTGCAACCTCTGGTTAGCACTCCACGAGAGCCAAACTTGAATTCACAAGTAGCAACAATCCCAACTTCACATCTTACTTCAGCTATTTCGAACTCCAATGAAAACTACACTAATAAAACGAAACCATCAATTGCTCCAATTCAGGAAGAAAATATTGCATCTGATACCTCGCCACGTCATCATCGACATGAAgtagaacaacaacaaccaagaAGACGAAGTAGCGTTTCGGTaagtagtagtggtgggTTTTTgtcaaaattgaaaagcAGATTTCATAAGGATTCTCCGACTCCGCCAAGCAATCACCAAGATGGACTTTTTAAGCCTGGCTATAGTGTAAATCCAGAtaagaaatcaaatgataGTTCAAACTCCAGCATTGCTTCATTGTCATCTTCACCTAAGTTAGTTTCAGGTAGTAACCTTCAAAGAACAATGTCCACTCCAGCATATACTCACGATACTTGTGATCCTCGATTGGAGGAATATATAAAGTTCTACCGAAAAAGTGATCGACGTGCATCTGTTGCTTCATCATCCCATTCAGCCAAAGATGAATGCTTGCCCTCTGTTTTAGTTAATGCATCTGAACCTACCAATTATAATAAGGCAAAAGATGAAGTAAGTGCCAGCAGAGTTTCTGGCTTtttcaaaagaagaaatagcGTTGCGATGAAGAATGGAGAACTCAGTCTGCCGAGATCCCTGGTTTCTGGTTCAGCCACACCACTGTCACAAGTGAAAAATGGGTTGGAGAATAATCCAAGTTTCCAAGGTTTAAAACCATTGAAGCGAGTAGCATTTCATTCGTCAACTTTTCTAATAGATCCACCACAACAGATTCCCTCCAGAACCCCAAGAAAAGGTAATGTTGAAGTGTTGCCTAATGGAACTGTTAACATACGCCCACTTACTGATGAAGAGCGACTCgagattgaaaaatcacAAAAGGGATTAGGAGGTGGGATAGTGGTTGGAGGTACAGGTGCTTTGGgttatataaaaaaagatgCAGATCCGCCCAAGCAAGATGAACATGATTCGAATGCTCAAGACGAagacaataataatgatgaagatgggAGTAACCAATCATCGGAGTCAATGCAACTGGACAGTGAACCTTCTGTTGACAAGCATGCCAAATCTTTTACTATAGACACTCCAATGGCCCGTCACCAAGCTGTTAATTATTCAGCACCTATTAAAAAAATGGCGCTCGATACAATGTATGCTCGTTGTTGTCATTTGCGAGAGATTCTTCCTATACCTGCAATATTAAAGCAAATACCAAAAGGATCAATGGCACCAATACCTGTTTTGCAGTTGCGTAATCCAACGCCCACTATGATTGAGATTCAATCATTTGCTGACTTTTTGCGAATCGCCCCTGTGATATGTGTTTCCTTGGACGGAGTGAATTTTTCAGTGGAGCAATTTAAAATCTTGCTCTCGGCGATGAGTGCCAAAAAGCAGTTGGAGAAACTTAGTTTGAGGAATACTCCAATTGATCAGAAAGGCTGGTCCTTGTTGTGCTGGTTCTTATCAAGAAATACAGTGTTGAACAGGTTGGATATAACACAATGTCCCTCATTATCAGTGAATACCcttaaaaagaaaaagaaaaaaaacgaCAGCAAATTTGACGAAAACTTGGTAAGAATGGTATCCAATAAAGACAATCGTTCAGACGTTGATTGGGAATTGTTTGTGGCCACTTTGGTGGCAAGAGGTGGTAtagaagaattgattttaacTGGTTGTCGTATTACGGACATTGaaatctttgaaaaattgatatcaTTAGCTGTGCTGAAGAAGACTTCGAGATTAGGGTTGGCGTTCAACCAGTTAACTTCTCGGCATATGAAAATCGTTGTTGATGAATGGCTTTTTAAAGACTTTGCCAGGGGTATAGACTTTGGTTATAATGACTTCCTGAGTGTTCATATGTTAAAGAttcttgttgattattCAAAACGTCCggattttgatgaaatattGCTGAATTCAGCATTATCATTTGTGAGTCTAAATTCCACGAACGTGAGTCTTGGGGATATTTTTAAAGAATCTTTTGAACGAgtgttgatgaaattgcCCAATTTAAAATATGTCGATTTTTCCAACAACCAAAGATTGTTTGGAACTTTTGGGAAGAGTGATAATGACGAGGCAGATGCAAATGAAATTGCCAGTgtgaattattttatttctaaACTTCCCCTTTTTCCTAAATTGGTTCGACTTCACTTGGAAAACGAGAATTTTAGTAAATCATCAGTTTTGCAAATTGCGGAAATACTACCATTTTGCAAAAGCTTGGGATACTTTTCTATTTTGGGTTCTAAACTTGACTTTACTTGTGGAAGCGCATTAGTTAATGCTGTGAAGAATTCGCAGAGTTTAATTAATGTGGATGCGGATTCCGACAACTTCCCTGACATctttaaagaaagaatggGATTATACACTATGAGAAATATGGAGAGATTGTTATACTCTGCTAAAAAGGCAGATGTGAAAACTCCGTTGTTGTCAGACGACTCACCTTGCAATGTATCGATGACAGAGCAACTACATGAGATTctattattgaaatcacAACAGAAACTTGATTTACAACTGCCAGAAATTACAAAGTTCATTGAACGTGCGAGATCGATTAGTCATGAATTGAGACAAACTATTAATGAACTATTGAGAATGCAGTTAAAGAATAGATTAGATCTAGATGGGAAGGAAACTTTAATTAGATTGATATTCATAGACTCCAGTATTGAAAAAGGGTTGCAGTTAATTGATCCAAGTTTGGTACATGAGAACAATAAAAACGCAGGATATTTGACTAGCATGATTGGTACGAGAGAGGGAAATGAAGAAAGCCCGCAATTTGAGCAATCTGATCATTTAGATCCTCAGCCAGCAGCAAATGTGTTAGCCAGCAAGTCACCTTTGGTAATGTCAAGATCAAACTCTCGCACAagtttgaataatttagataaagaagaagggTCTGTTTTGAAATTGGCCAAGCTTCGAGATTTCCACAGCCCAAATTCTCCATACCCGGAAGCAACAGGAGAGGAATTGcgaaagaaattgatgagtGTTGAATTGTCTGATTTAGACAAGGTGATCGACTTTTTAAGtgatttgaagaagaagggaGTTTCTTTGGAGAGAGTTTTCCAGTCTCATCAGAAGCAGGGTGGAAGTGGTCAGGAAGAAAATCTACTCGACATTGAAAGCATCAGATCAAGATTGCAGAAATTATCTGTTGAACAAATGGACGGACTTTCAAAAGGTACCGATGCAGATGAGACTAGCCCAGGAACCGAGAAGACACATGCATTGAATGATACATATGACGAAGTATTGAAGAATCTCTTCAAGTAG
- a CDS encoding probable ATP-dependent permease precursor, putative (Similar to S. cerevisiae ADP1): MNVKLFVAWTIISCLMKLTMGLKVGNNQELEATFTRIKRSLVHQDIFQINPQIVDQTKPGHGNGDDDDNKECPPCFNCNLPNFECTQFSQCNTFTGMCECQDGFGGNDCSEPLCGSLGDGNSKRPVRKKKQCACKSGWSGINCNLCERDDVCDQFMPEGLKGTCYKEGIIVKKFHQMCDVTNPKILSILDGKIPQATFSCNKTSENCNFQFWIDQVESFYCDLNRCTLDYDLNANTTHYNCEEVACKCLPDRMLCGKAGSIDISEFLTETIKGPGDFTCDVASKKCRFSEPSMNDLIQSVFGDPYITLQCKSGECIHKSEIPGYTIPENPKFTLGNLFVIIGVLLVCVLAVVSLLRNISESALFKKNGYEPLDSDPSVMNQNFEPTTLSFEDIKYEVAGGRQILNGVFGFVKPRECLAIMGGSGAGKTTLLDILAGKNKDGMINGSIYVNGNPIDPKHYRSIIGFVDQEDHLIPTLTVYETVLNSALLRLPRDMSFGQKQARVIEVLNELRILSIKDRVIGSDFKRGISGGEKRRVSIACELVTSPSILFLDEPTSGLDSYNARNVIESLVKLSRDYERTVVFTIHQPRSNIVSLFDKLLLLSEGDLIYSGEMIKCNDFFTKNGYKCPPGYNIADYLIDITVDHNKIVKVSDADSSIAVVSSSDLHDANIHAAFLSTRSESQVDTTSEWEHFAVHRDEYNTDIIGHRKSKGGEEETILRLRNKLPTLFIESPSAFEIKQEITNGKENPLPLTQGSRDIKKASIFTQITILASRTFKNLYRNPRLLLAHYVLSLAVGLFCGYLYYDVSNDISGFQNRLGFFFFLLAFFGFSALTGLHSFATERIIFIRERANNYYNPFSYYVSKLFCDIIPLRVLPPIILISIAYPLVGLTMEHNAFLKAILVLVLFNVSVALEMLIVGILVKEPGTSTMVGVLLLLMSLLFAGLFINSEDLNMQIKWLEWVSVFHYAYESLSINEVKDLILREKKYGLSIEVPGAVILSTFGFDVGAFWKDISFLGGLSAVFLGLGYIFLVYFTVEKR; encoded by the coding sequence ATGAATGTTAAGTTATTTGTGGCGTGGACAATCATTTCATGCCTAATGAAATTAACAATGGGATTGAAGGTCGGAAATAATCAAGAACTTGAAGCTACttttacaagaattaaaagatCACTAGTTCATCAAGATATATTTCAGATTAATCCTCAAATAGTCGACCAAACTAAACCTGGACATGGcaatggtgatgatgacgataaCAAAGAATGCCCGCCATGTTTCAATTGTAACTTACCAAATTTCGAATGTACTCAATTTTCTCAATGTAATACATTTACAGGAATGTGTGAATGTCAAGATGGATTTGGTGGCAATGATTGTTCTGAACCTTTATGTGGATCTTTAGGCGATGGTAATTCAAAGAGACCTGtgagaaaaaagaaacagtGTGCTTGTAAATCAGGCTGGTCTGGAATTAATTGTAACTTGTGTGAAAGAGATGATGTGTGTGACCAATTCATGCCAGAAGGGTTAAAAGGAACTTGTTACAAAGAGGGTATTATAGTCAAGAAATTCCACCAGATGTGTGATGTAACCAACCCCAAAATTCTTTCTATATTGGACGGCAAGATTCCACAAGCTACATTTTCATGCAATAAAACGTCAGAAAATTgtaattttcaattttggatTGATCAGGTAGAATCTTTCTATTGTGATTTGAACAGATGTACCTTGGATTATGATTTGAATGCCAATACTACTCATTATAATTGTGAAGAGGTAGCTTGCAAGTGTTTACCCGATCGAATGCTTTGTGGTAAGGCTggatcaattgatatttctgAATTTTTAACTGAAACAATTAAAGGTCCAGGTGATTTTACTTGTGATGTCGCTTCAAAAAAGTGTCGTTTTTCCGAGCCAAGTATGAATGACTTGATTCAAAGTGTTTTTGGTGATCCTTATATTACGTTGCAATGTAAATCAGGTGAGTGTATCCATAAAAGTGAAATACCAGGTTACACTATCCCAGAGAATCCAAAGTTCACTCTTGGTAATTTGTTTGTGATAATTGGGGTCTTGTTGGTTTGTGTTTTGGCAGTTGTCTCTCTCTTGAGAAATATTAGTGAGTCGGCCTTGTTCAAGAAAAATGGGTATGAGCCATTGGATTCAGATCCTAGCGTCATGAATCAAAACTTTGAGCCTACAACATTGTCGTTTGAAGATATAAAGTATGAGGTTGCTGGTGGTCGACAAATTTTGAATGGAGTCTTTGGGTTTGTAAAACCAAGAGAATGTTTGGCAATAATGGGGGGTTCGGGTGCTGGTAAAACTACGTTATTGGATATTTTGGCCGGTAAGAACAAGGATGGTATGATTAATGGATCGATTTATGTTAATGGAAATCCAATAGACCCAAAACATTACAGATCTATTATCGGGTTTGTTGATCAAGAAGACCATTTGATACCTACATTGACAGTATATGAAACAGTTTTAAACAGTGCATTGTTGAGACTTCCACGAGACATGAGTTTTGGGCAAAAACAAGCAAGGGTAATTGAAGTACTTAACGAACTAAGAATTTTGAGTATCAAGGATAGAGTTATTGGGTCTGATTTTAAAAGGGGCATTTCTGGTGgtgaaaaaagaagagtTTCAATTGCTTGTGAATTGGTTACTTCAccttcaattttatttttggatGAACCCACTTCCGGATTGGACTCTTATAATGCAAGAAATGTAATTGAAAGTTTGGTCAAGTTATCACGTGATTACGAAAGAACGGTTGTTTTTACGATTCATCAACCAAGAAGTAATATTGTATCGttgtttgataaattgCTTTTGCTTAGTGAGGGGGATTTGATATATTCAGGAGAAATGATCAAAtgtaatgattttttcacTAAAAATGGCTATAAATGCCCACCAGGTTACAATATTGCCGActatttgattgatatcACTGTTGATCATAACAAGATAGTTAAAGTCTCTGATGCAGATTCTAGTATTGCGGTAGTGTCATCGAGTGATTTGCATGATGCCAATATTCATGCTGCTTTTTTGAGCACTAGATCTGAGAGTCAAGTAGACACTACTAGTGAATGGGAGCATTTTGCTGTTCATCGTGATGAATATAACACTGATATTATTGGGCATCGTAAGTCTAAAGGtggtgaagaagaaactaTACTTCGTTTAAGAAATAAATTGCCAACTTTGTTCATAGAGTCTCCCTCTGCATTTGAAATCAAGCAAGAGATAACTAACGGTAAGGAAAACCCTCTACCATTGACACAAGGCAGTCGGGATATCAAAAAGGCGTCAATATTTACTCAGATCACTATTCTTGCTTCCAGAACGTTTAAAAACTTGTACAGAAATCCAAGACTATTGTTGGCACATTACGTTTTGTCCTTGGCGGTTGGGTTATTCTGTGGTTATTTGTACTATGACGTTTCCAACGATATTAGTGGGTTCCAGAATAGATTAGggtttttcttctttttgttggcattttttggattttcGGCATTAACTGGATTGCATTCATTTGCAACAGAgagaattatttttatcagAGAACGAGCCAACAACTACTACAATCCATTTAGTTATTATGTTAGTAAGCTTTTTTGCGATATAATTCCATTGAGAGTATTACCACCcattattttgattagTATTGCATATCCCTTGGTTGGCTTGACTATGGAGCATAATGCTTTCCTTAAAGctattttggttttggtgtTGTTTAATGTGTCGGTTGCCCTTGAAATGTTGATTGTGGGGATATTAGTGAAAGAGCCAGGAACTTCCACGATGGTTGGggttttgttattattaatgtCGTTGTTATTTGCTGGATTGTTTATAAACAGCGAAGATTTGAATATGCAAATAAAATGGTTGGAGTGGGTATCCGTGTTTCATTATGCATATGAATCCTTATCCATCAATGAAGTTAAAGACTTGATATTGCgggaaaagaaatatgGATTATCTATTGAAGTTCCTGGTGCTGTGATTTTGAGTACCTTTGGGTTTGACGTGGGTGCATTTTGGAAagatatttcatttttaggAGGATTGTCTGCTGTGTTTTTGGGCCTAGgatatatatttttggtttattttaCAGTTGAGAAAAGATAA
- the CEK2 gene encoding MAP kinase, putative, whose protein sequence is MKKSTGPTQSRQVVFNISQNFKVLKILGEGAYGIVALAVHLPTETKVAIKKIEPFERPLFCLRTLREIKLLTKFKNHDNIVRLYDVQKPMNYDSFNEVYLIQEYMPSDLHNIIHTHLLSDQHVQYFIYQILKGLKMIHSARVIHRDLKPSNILVNERCDLKICDFGLARLDTKHYNFDDTSRISMLTEYVATRWYRAPEIMLSASNYSTAIDLWSVGCILAELLTYRALFPGSDYINQLKLIFEVLGTPTDEDLQIIKSDRAQKFIKSLPSKVKINLSDFINNHPCRNIKHRARDPVNPLAIDLLERLLVFDPAKRITVQEALEHPYLNSYHDQLDEPVTSPIPIKEFEFDIDKKNLDTNDLKKQIFEMVMS, encoded by the coding sequence atgaagaaatctACTGGCCCCACACAATCTCGCCAAGTAGTTTTCAACATATCTCAAAACTTTAAAGTGCTCAAGATTTTGGGAGAAGGTGCTTACGGTATTGTTGCTTTGGCAGTACATTTGCCCACTGAAACTAAAGTGGCCATCAAGAAAATTGAACCATTTGAAAGGCCATTATTCTGTCTTCGTACTTTACGAGAAATCAAACTATTaacaaaattcaaaaaccACGATAATATAGTTCGATTATATGATGTACAAAAGCCCATGAATTATGATAGCTTTAATGAAGTTTATCTTATTCAGGAATATATGCCTCTGGATTTGCATAATATTATACACACTCATCTTTTGAGTGATCAACATgttcaatattttatttatcagATTCTTAAAGGTTTGAAAATGATCCATAGTGCAAGAGTGATACACCGTGATTTGAAACCGTCCAATATTTTAGTCAATGAAAGATGTGACTTGAAGATTTGTGATTTTGGATTAGCTCGCTTAGATACCAAGcattataattttgatgataCATCTAGAATTTCAATGCTAACTGAATACGTCGCTACAAGATGGTATCGAGCTCCAGAAATCATGTTGAGCGCATCCAATTATTCCACAGCCATTGATCTTTGGTCAGTGGGTTGTATATTAGCTGAACTTTTGACTTACAGAGCCTTGTTTCCTGGCTCTGACTacattaatcaattgaaactaATCTTTGAAGTACTTGGAACACCTACTGATGAAGACTTACAGATTATCAAATCAGACCGTGCccaaaaatttatcaaatctttACCATCAAAAGTCAAAATTAACTTGAGTGactttattaataatcatCCATGTAGAAATATTAAGCATCGTGCTCGAGACCCAGTAAATCCACTAGCCATAGACTTATTGGAAAgattattggtttttgaTCCCGCTAAAAGAATCACCGTTCAAGAGGCATTAGAACATCCttatttaaattcataTCACGATCAACTTGATGAACCCGTAACACTGCCAATACCTATAAAAGagtttgaatttgatataGATAAGAAAAATTTGGATACCAATGacttgaaaaaacaaattttcgAAATGGTAATGTCGTAA